One Pseudodesulfovibrio cashew DNA window includes the following coding sequences:
- a CDS encoding MBL fold metallo-hydrolase RNA specificity domain-containing protein has protein sequence MKITFMGAARTVSGSCYILECGNKRFAVDCGMHQGNLEIEKRNWNFDKYDAKHIDFILITHAHIDHSGLLPALVSKGYKNPVYCTAPTRDLMEIMLLDSAHIQEMEAEWANRTRMRHGEQPIRSLYSIADAEHTIPLLATIEYGKSFSPAPGLNVTFKNAGHILGSAFIEIDYEQDGKRTRAVFSGDLGRPEQLIVEDPEDMEHADYIFMESTYGNRNHPDEEHSLDELAKAIDYSYKNGEKVVIPAFAVERSQQIIYSLFLLRRQGRLPADMPVYLDSPLAIRATEIFRKHPEFYDEQTQEFIRKGEHPLDLPNLHFTESREQSQAINESKGPSVIISASGMANAGRVKHHLFHNLWKPGASVVFVGWQGVGTPGRKILNGAKSIRIFGEEVKVNANIFTINGFSGHAGQDELLDWLSTMQGKPVKIMLVHGEAEVQKQFAALITERFGFEVHIPEYMEELELEPGEALAPVVDMDVARPPVDWAFLLKDSESLYTELKARIRDVSKKPWVDQVELRDRLLNVNREIVALISEM, from the coding sequence ATGAAGATTACGTTTATGGGGGCGGCCCGGACCGTCAGCGGCTCATGCTACATTCTCGAGTGCGGAAACAAGCGGTTCGCCGTGGATTGCGGCATGCATCAGGGAAACCTTGAGATAGAAAAGCGAAACTGGAATTTCGACAAGTACGATGCGAAACATATCGATTTCATCTTGATCACGCATGCCCACATAGATCATAGCGGCCTGCTGCCGGCACTGGTCTCCAAGGGATACAAAAACCCGGTCTATTGTACCGCTCCCACGCGGGATCTGATGGAGATCATGCTCCTGGATTCCGCGCACATTCAGGAGATGGAGGCGGAGTGGGCCAACCGCACGCGCATGCGCCATGGGGAGCAGCCCATACGGTCCCTGTATTCCATTGCGGACGCGGAACACACCATCCCCCTTCTGGCAACCATCGAATACGGCAAATCCTTTTCCCCTGCGCCGGGACTGAACGTGACGTTCAAGAATGCCGGACACATCCTCGGGTCCGCGTTTATCGAGATTGATTACGAGCAGGACGGAAAGCGGACTCGCGCAGTCTTCTCCGGTGACCTCGGGCGTCCAGAGCAGCTCATTGTGGAAGATCCCGAAGACATGGAGCACGCTGACTACATCTTCATGGAATCCACCTATGGCAACCGCAACCACCCAGACGAGGAGCACAGCCTGGACGAGTTGGCCAAGGCTATCGACTACAGCTACAAGAATGGCGAAAAGGTGGTTATCCCCGCCTTTGCCGTGGAACGTTCCCAGCAGATCATCTATTCGCTCTTTCTGCTCAGACGGCAGGGGCGGCTTCCTGCCGATATGCCGGTGTACCTGGACAGTCCCCTGGCAATCCGGGCCACGGAAATATTCCGCAAGCATCCGGAGTTCTATGACGAGCAGACCCAGGAGTTCATCCGGAAGGGAGAGCATCCCCTGGATTTGCCCAACCTGCATTTTACCGAATCGCGGGAACAGTCTCAGGCCATCAACGAGTCCAAGGGGCCGAGCGTCATCATCTCGGCCAGTGGCATGGCCAACGCGGGGCGTGTAAAGCATCACCTCTTTCACAACCTGTGGAAGCCCGGAGCCAGTGTCGTCTTTGTTGGTTGGCAGGGCGTGGGTACGCCCGGGCGGAAGATTCTGAACGGGGCAAAGTCCATCCGTATCTTCGGCGAGGAGGTCAAGGTCAACGCCAACATTTTCACCATCAACGGATTCTCCGGTCATGCCGGGCAGGACGAACTCTTGGATTGGCTGTCGACGATGCAGGGCAAGCCGGTCAAGATTATGCTGGTACACGGCGAGGCCGAGGTCCAGAAGCAGTTTGCGGCCCTTATAACGGAGCGTTTCGGGTTCGAGGTCCACATCCCCGAATACATGGAAGAGTTGGAGCTGGAGCCCGGCGAGGCCCTTGCTCCGGTGGTGGATATGGATGTCGCCCGTCCTCCGGTGGACTGGGCTTTCCTGCTCAAGGATTCCGAGTCCCTGTACACGGAACTCAAGGCCCGTATCAGGGACGTGTCAAAGAAGCCCTGGGTGGACCAGGTGGAGTTGCGCGATCGTCTGCTCAACGTCAACCGCGAGATTGTCGCGCTCATTTCCGAGATGTAG
- a CDS encoding TIGR00730 family Rossman fold protein, with translation MSHRSKQFLIDDLSMKESWRLFKIMSEIVEGFENLSEIGPAVSMFGSARVKPEDPLYLQTVEISKKLSEAGYSVITGGGPGLMEAGNKGAFENGGESIGLHIHLPMEQHNNEYLNIRSDFRYFFIRKLMFIKYALAYVALPGGYGTLDELAEALVLIQTHRIKPFPIVMFGTEFWSGLVEWFEKQIVANNFAKKEDLNLFIITDDPDKVVAHIRKHVII, from the coding sequence ATGTCACACCGCTCCAAACAGTTCCTTATCGACGACCTTTCCATGAAGGAGTCCTGGCGGCTCTTCAAGATCATGTCTGAAATCGTGGAAGGCTTTGAAAATCTCTCCGAAATCGGCCCCGCCGTATCCATGTTCGGATCGGCCCGGGTCAAACCCGAGGACCCGCTCTACCTTCAAACCGTTGAGATTTCAAAGAAACTGTCAGAGGCCGGCTATTCCGTGATCACCGGCGGAGGCCCCGGCCTGATGGAAGCGGGAAACAAGGGCGCCTTTGAAAACGGCGGCGAGTCCATCGGCCTGCACATCCACCTGCCCATGGAACAGCACAACAATGAATATCTGAATATCCGCAGTGACTTCCGATACTTCTTCATCCGAAAGTTGATGTTCATCAAGTACGCCCTGGCCTACGTGGCACTGCCCGGCGGATACGGCACTCTGGATGAACTGGCCGAAGCTCTTGTGCTCATCCAGACGCATCGCATCAAGCCGTTCCCCATCGTCATGTTCGGCACGGAATTCTGGTCCGGCCTGGTGGAATGGTTCGAAAAACAGATCGTGGCCAACAACTTCGCCAAGAAGGAAGATCTGAACCTCTTCATTATCACGGACGATCCTGACAAAGTCGTCGCCCATATCAGAAAGCACGTCATCATCTAA